The following are from one region of the Capsicum annuum cultivar UCD-10X-F1 chromosome 1, UCD10Xv1.1, whole genome shotgun sequence genome:
- the LOC107867486 gene encoding L-lactate dehydrogenase B has product MQKSTSSSSLGPGGLDLSQAFFKSISHTAPPSPTKRHTKISVIGVGNVGMAIAQTILTQDLVDELALVDAKSDKLRGEMLDLQHAAAFLPRTKIHASVDYSVTSGSDLCIVTAGARQNPGESRLNLLQRNVALFTSIVPSLVKYSPETTLLVVSNPVDILTYVAWKLSGFPANRVIGSGTNLDSSRFRFLIADHLDVNAQDVQAYIVGEHGDSSVALWSGISVGGVPVLSFLERQQIALEKKTLEKIHQEVVRSAYEVISLKGYTSWAIGYSVANLARTILRDQRRIHPVSVLAKGFYGIDGGDVFLSLPAQLGRSGVLGVTNVHLTDEEIERLRNSAKTILEVQNQLGI; this is encoded by the exons ATGCAAAAGAGCACTTCATCTTCATCACTTGGTCCGGGTGGTTTAGACCTGAGCCAAGCATTCTTCAAGTCAATTTCCCATACTGCCCCTCCTTCACCGACTAAACGCCACACAAAAATCTCGGTCATCGGCGTTGGTAATGTCGGCATGGCAATAGCTCAAACCATCCTCACACAGGACCTCGTCGACGAGCTTGCACTCGTCGACGCTAAGTCCGACAAACTCCGTGGAGAAATGCTGGATCTTCAGCACGCGGCAGCGTTTCTGCCACGTACGAAAATCCATGCGTCGGTGGACTATTCGGTTACATCCGGGTCGGATCTTTGTATTGTTACTGCAG GTGCACGACAGAATCCGGGTGAGAGTAGGTTGAATTTGTTACAGAGGAATGTTGCTTTGTTTACGAGTATTGTTCCGTCGCTTGTGAAGTATTCACCGGAGACAACATTGTTGGTTGTTTCGAATCCGGTAGATATTTTGACGTATGTTGCTTGGAAGTTGTCGGGTTTTCCGGCGAATCGGGTTATCGGGTCGGGTACGAATTTGGATTCTTCCAGGTTTCGGTTTCTGATTGCTGATCATCTTGATGTTAATGCCCAGGATGTCCAG gcatacattgttggagAGCATGGTGACAGCTCAGTGGCACTATGGTCAGGCATTAGTGTAGGAGGTGTGCCAGTCCTTAGCTTCCTGGAAAGGCAACAAATTGCCTTAGAGAAAAAGACACTGGAAAAAATCCACCAGGAAGTTGTGCGCAGTGCATATGAAGTGATTAGTCTGAAAGGCTACACATCATGGGCAATTGGCTATTCTGTTGCTAACTTGGCTCGAACCATACTTCGCGATCAACGAAGGATTCATCCTGTTTCGGTTCTTGCTAAGGGGTTCTATGGCATTGATGGCGGCGACGTGTTCTTGAGCTTGCCTGCACAGCTTGGAAGAAGTGGAGTTTTGGGCGTGACGAACGTGCATCTTACCGATGAAGAAATTGAACGGCTTAGGAACTCTGCTAAGACTATTTTGGAAGTGCAGAATCAGTTGGGAATTTGA